A single genomic interval of Dysidea avara chromosome 8, odDysAvar1.4, whole genome shotgun sequence harbors:
- the LOC136265026 gene encoding glycosylphosphatidylinositol anchor attachment 1 protein-like, with the protein MRIASIISDPKRRRVLSYKIISFRRKLAFLLYFVGLVWLLLLPTDELSGAFYVDENALMPGMASNHYNREGHAIQMAEQLKHIPWNELPQWTISKLAGFGMETFTQNFTAKLPLSLNTKLSSSIEGVNWYSILRAEKTSSTEAIVLAVMVDKGNLFSLAVLVSLAEYLSTQPFWAKDIIFLATNGGQYGMQAWLEAYLGIKSSVGIAKDNLATRSGIIQAAVVLDITSPAISHVSVLTNGINGQLSNQDIANAAVMVLHREMIPVSIHGQESTFIDDKYRKSLKIMLKSIGQQATGLPEHLHGLFVRYHIDAVTFKVYSKSHSSGGKDLGAFGRTVEGQLRCINNLLEPLHHSMFFYLSISTFRYISISLYFPPLACIFVALALEGFAQWLLARDPELRTITDTSSPTVDTDAIYVAIPVASVLQIGITVATCGYLVYASPMIYSNLIGPLTPSVLLYCVVGSVLVSMVTVPFVRLASPCDWHIVKFFYLLLLITALLGIGLLNFSLSLIITVGITVPCLCAAPSSGNRCDMKCLIRVLATLLLSPVLVFFYCCVLHVYTFVEVGNDYSTLLLKAFEFTSEGLTELYLSSQVLGSWVYVTICVCVWPLWLVTWSLNFQ; encoded by the exons ATGAGGATCGCCAGTATTATTTCTGATCCTAAGCGAAGACGAGTATTGTCTTATAAGATAATCTCCTTCAGAAGAAAATTGGC ATTTCTCCTGTACTTTGTGGGTCTTGTTTGGTTGCTCCTGCTACCAACTGATGAGTTAAGTGGGGCATTTTACGTTGATGAGAATGCATTGATGCCGGGTATGGCTAGCAACCATTACAATAGAGAGGGACACGCCATACAGATGGCAGAGCAGCTGAAGCATATCCCATG GAATGAACTACCTCAGTGGACAATATCTAAGCTTGCTGGATTTGGGATGGAAACATTTACTCAAAATTTCACTGCAAAACTTCCGCTGTCTCTAAATACTAAG CTATCTTCCTCCATCGAAGGAGTAAATTGGTATTCAATATTACGTGCAGAGAAGACTAGTAGCACAGAGGCTATTGTACTTGCAGTAATGGTGGATAAAGGCAACCTTTTTTCTTTAGCTGTGCTTGTCAGCTTAGCTGAATATTTATCAA CACAGCCATTTTGGGCCAAAGATATAATATTTTTAGCTACTAATGGTGGACAATACGGAATGCAAGCATGGCTGGAAGCTTATCTAGGAATAAAAAGTTCAG TTGGAATTGCGAAAGACAACTTAGCGACTCGTTCAGGAATAATTCAAGCTGCTGTTGTGTTGGATATAACATCTCCAGCTATTAGCCATGTTAGCGTCTTGACGA ATGGAATTAATGGACAACTATCCAACCAAGACATAGCAAATGCTGCTGTAATGGTGTTACATAGGGAAATGATACCTGTATCTATCCACGGACAG GAGAGCACTTTTATCGACGACAAGTACAGGAAAAGTTTGAAGATTATGTTGAAAAGTATTGGTCAGCAAGCAACAGGTCTACCAGAGCACTTACATGGCTTGTTTGTCAG GTACCATATCGATGCTGTGACTTTTAAAGTGTACAGTAAGTCACACTCAAGTGGTGGCAAGGATTTGGGAGCATTTGGAAG AACAGTTGAAGGACAACTGAGGTGTATCAACAACTTATTGGAGCCATTACATCACTCCATGTTCTTCTATCTGTCTATCTCAACATTCCGATACATCTCCATCAGTCTGTATTTCCCACCACTTGCGTGCATATTTGTTGCTTTAGCGTTGGAA GGGTTTGCTCAGTGGTTGTTGGCCAGAGATCCTGAGCTACGGACTATCACTGATACATCATCTCCT ACTGTAGATACTGATGCCATCTATGTTGCCATTCCGGTGGCATCTGTATTGCAAATTGGTATCACCGTGGCAACATGTGGTTACCTAGTGTATGCCTCTCCAATGATATACTCTAATTTGATTGGTCCCCTCACACCGTCTGTTCTGCTATACTGTGTTGTCGGCAGTGTATTGGTATCCATGGTGACAGTACCCTTTGTGAG GCTTGCTTCCCCATGTGACTGGCACATAGTCAAGttcttttatttattgttgCTGATCACAGCACTGCTCGGGATTGGGTTACTGAACTTTTCTCTTTCACTGATCATCACTGTGGGGATTACTGTACCATGTCTGTGTGCAGCTCCAAGTAGTGGAAAtag ATGTGACATGAAATGTTTGATACGAGTACTGGCCACTCTCCTGTTATCACCGGTGCTAGTCTTCTTCTACTGCTGTGTGCTACATGTGTATACTTTTGTAGAAGTGGGCAATGACTATTCCACACTCCTTCTGAAAGCATTTGAATTCACCAGTGAAGGCTTAACAGAACTCTACCTTAGCTCACAAGTGCTGGGCTCGTGGGTGTATGTGACTatctgtgtttgtgtgtggcCATTGTGGCTTGTAACTTGGAGTCTAAACTTCCAGTAA
- the LOC136265037 gene encoding GLIPR1-like protein 1, with translation MRSLLLVLLVVTTSTAVEFSVEEKSIIVSLHNKIRQNVQPPATTMPDLEWSDELAIAAQLYASQCSSINPMFREEELQGIDEFGANIAIGEGPSYSIPNLISQWEGQTIHYNYYCDTCDFGKCKRIKQLLTAEATTVGCAIQDCMGNSENTMELHPMVFVCIYDKRFSTSSRPYDSPVDICTKCPEDPQCSYVKRPPIIRLPNPEYDAEKHFIERCPPICNIEYCTSPKRNKFFDKACSMPSHKTGDTCVITNCKVCYFDKHNRIMPPGCHDKMCRDWRNRNCLSNWTHCIKDNFERPAYPNNRRLHHMKYFKCHIPPK, from the exons ATGAGGTCCTTGTTGTTGGTGTTGCTGGTGGTGACAACTTCAACTGCAGTAGAATTCTCTGTAGAAGAGAAGTCTATAATTGTCTCACTTCACAACAAGATAAGACAGAATGTGCAGCCTCCTGCTACAACTATGCCAGACCTG GAATGGAGTGATGAATTAGCTATAGCAGCTCAGTTGTATGCTAGTCAGTGTAGCAGCATCAACCCAATGTTTAGAGAGGAGGAGTTGCAGGGCATTGATGAATTTGGTGCTAATATAGCCATTGGGGAGGGACCATCTTATAGCATTCCCAACTTGATCAGTCAGTGGGAAGGACAAACTATACACTACAATTATTACTGTGACACTTGTGATTTTGGGAAATGCAAGAGGATCAAACAG TTGTTGACTGCTGAAGCTACAACTGTTGGGTGTGCAATACAAGACTGTATGGGTAACTCTGAGAACACAATGGAACTACACCCCATGGTGTTTGTCTGCATTTATGATAAAAG GTTTTCCACCAGCTCACGTCCTTATGACTCTCCAGTTGACATCTGTACTAAATGTCCTGAGGATCCTCAAT GTTCATATGTAAAGCGTCCTCCTATAATAAGACTGCCTAACCCAGAGTATGACGCTGAAAAACATTTCATTGAAA GGTGTCCACCTATTTGTAATATTGAGTACTGTACTTCACCTAAAAGAAACAAGTTCTTCGATAAAGCTTGCAGCAT GCCTTCTCATAAGACTGGCGACACCTGTGTCATCACCAACTGCAAAGTGTGCTACTTTGATAAACATAATAGGATTATGCCACCAGGTTGCCATGACAAGATGTGCCGTGACTggcgtaacagaaattgtctaaGCAACTGGACACATTGTATTAAAGACAATTTTGAAAGACCAGCATATCCT AATAATAGACGTCTTCACCACATGAAGTACTTCAAGTGCCATATTCCTCCAAAGTAA
- the LOC136265027 gene encoding uncharacterized protein: MMLFLLLLCAWSAFGQDTVIQLTDFDKTDIVRAHNSLRGVVQPSAVNMGEMVWSDELASLAEDDVLSCAGDQHSSSGANVHITSIQKLDYEAMVQKWFSEGTDYDYYCNKCSPGKTCSHYSQAVWAMNRQVGCATAWCPYVAGPTEDYTTIVIKCYYEKEVDIRARRPYQIQDGCDVICNKCPEIVDSDCDCKSKETEQTVGATTSQMNRSHIINLHRLLRGSVTPKAIDMTTLRWDDELARQAQLYAESCTLTHSPAGYGENIQFTQGSSVDYNDTITKWYSEGEHYNYYCNHCKSGKSCDQYKQLVLASVRKMGCGQSICQAVEGLTEWSEVEVFVCLYNHSPSGVQRPYKSLDSCSEICKNCPEAEECTTCQISSSPFMAMHEEIIEKCPEECSYQRCSNRQKQICKIPGQPGCVTTSCRACMYLNETASVEEPRHCDNLVQSCRNPCDNVCTHKWARCVKQSLASPHKSTPSESLTYKCFVPPQQSICALLQH, from the exons ATGATGCTGTTTCTTCTACTGCTCTGTGCTTGGTCTGCTTTTGGTCAAGACACTGTCATCCAGCTAACTGATTTTGACAAGACTGATATTGTAAGAGCACATAACTCTCTGAGGGGTGTTGTACAACCTTCTGCTGTTAACATGGGAGAAATG GTGTGGAGTGATGAGCTAGCTAGCCTGGCTGAAGATGATGTGCTATCCTGTGCTGGAGACCAACACAGCTCTAGTGGAGCAAATGTACACATTACCAGTATACAGAAACTAGACTATGAGGCCATGGTACAGAAGTGGTTTAGTGAAGGCACAGATTATGATTACTATTGCAACAAGTGTAGTCCGGGAAAGACATGCAGTCATTACTCACAG GCTGTATGGGCAATGAACAGACAGGTAGGCTGTGCTACAGCTTGGTGTCCTTATGTGGCTGGCCCCACTGAAGACTACACTACAATTGTTATCAAGTGTTATTATGAGAAAGA AGTAGACATTAGAGCTAGAAGACCTTACCAGATACAGGATGGCTGTGATGTCATTTGCAACAAATGTCCTGAGATTGTTGACTCTGATT GTGACTGCAAGTCTAAGGAGACAGAACAGACTGTGG GAGCTACAACATCACAAATGAACAGGTCTCACATTATCAACCTACACAGACTATTAAGGGGATCAGTCACTCCTAAGGCTATCGACATGACAACATTG AGATGGGACGATGAGTTAGCAAGACAAGCACAGTTGTACGCAGAGAGCTGCACACTCACACACAGCCCTGCTGGCTATGGAGAAAACATACAATTCACCCAAGGAAGCAGTGTGGACTACAATGACACAATAACTAAGTGGTATTCAGAGGGagaacactacaactactactgtAACCACTGCAAGTCTGGGAAGAGCTGTGACCAGTACAAACAG CTTGTGTTGGCATCAGTTAGAAAGATGGGGTGTGGACAGAGCATATGCCAAGCAGTCGAGGGTCTGACAGAGTGGAGTGAAGTGGAAGTGTTTGTCTGCTTATACAACCACAG TCCCAGTGGTGTGCAGAGGCCATATAAATCATTGGACAGCTGTTCTGAAATATGTAAAAACTGTCCTGAAGCTGAAGAAT GCACTACATGTCAGATCTCATCCTCACCCTTCATGGCCATGCATG AAGAAATAATTGAGAAGTGCCCAGAAGAGTGCTCATATCAGCGATGCTCCAATAGACAAAAACAGATTTGTAAAAT ACCTGGGCAGCCAGGCTGCGTCACCACCAGTTGTAGAGCATGCATGTACCTCAATGAAACAGCAAGTGTGGAAGAGCCACGACATTGTGACAATTTGGTACAGAGCTGTAGAAACCCGTGTGACAATGTGTGCACACACAAGTGGGCAAGGTGCGTCAAGCAATCACTAGCCAGTCCACACAAGTCAACCCCCTCGGAGTCCCTGACCTATAAATGCTTTGTACCACCCCAACAATCAATCTGTGCACTATTACAACACTAA
- the LOC136265036 gene encoding cytochrome c1, heme protein, mitochondrial-like, with translation MFGLVFGRDDEFQIMRTISSRALVKGEKMASSWRFWARLQSSSIRNFFSRRASSSSSSWQKKYSKLGFGAAAAVGGVATSYYFLMLSAEELELHPPAYPWSHSGILDSLDHASIRRGYQVYKEVCAACHNMKFLYFRHLTDVSHTEEEVKTLAAEYDIEDLDDDGNVTSRPRKPADPFPDPYPNPLAARAANNGALPPDLSFIVMAREGTEDYVFSYLMGFQDPPAGIEVSEGQYYNVYFPGQGTSMAPALFDDMITYEDGTPASASQMAKDVCTFLRWSSECNQHDERKRIGLKAVSLTFMMFLAFFYLKRRTWSTITYRKLFYHKP, from the exons ATGTTTGGGCTTGTGTTTGGAAGGGATGATGAGTTTCAAATAATGCGCACAATTAGCTCACGTGCTCTGGTAAAGGGGGAAAAAATGGCGTCTAGTTGGAGATTTTGGGCAAGGCTACAATCTAGTTCGATAAGAAATTTCTTCAGTAGGAGAGCT AGTTCGTCGAGTAGCTCATGGCAGAAAAAATATAGT AAATTAGGTTTTGGTGCAGCTGCAGCAGTTGGGGGTGTGGCTACAAGCTACTACTTTTTGATGCTAAGTGCTGAAGAACTTGAGCTCCACCCACCGGCCTATCCCTGGAGCCACAGTGGAATACTGGATTCTCTAGATCATGCAAG CATTCGACGAGGCTACCAGGTGTACAAAGAAGTGTGTGCAGCCTGCCACAATATGAAGTTCCTGTACTTTAGACACCTCACTGATGTCAGCCATACTGAAGAGGAAGTTAAGACTTTAGCTGCAGAG TATGATATTGAAGATTTGGATGATGATGGCAATGTCACATCGCGTCCTAGGAAGCCAGCTGACCCCTTTCCCGACCCTTATCCCAACCCTCTAGCTGCTCGTGCAGCTAACAATG GTGCCCTACCACCTGATCTCAGCTTTATAGTAATGGCAAGGGAAGGCACTGAGGACTACGTGTTCTCTTACCTGATGGGATTCCAAGACCCTCCTGCTGGTATTGAGGTATCTGAGGGACAATATTACAATGTCTACTTCCCTGGTCAGGGCACTAGCATGGCTCCCGCCTTGTTCGATGATATGATAACTTATGAAGATG GCACTCCTGCTTCAGCTAGTCAGATGGCTAAGGATGTGTGTACTTTTCTTAGGTGGTCTTCAG AGTGTAACCAGCACGATGAAAGGAAGCGTATTGGGTTGaag GCTGTTTCCCTCACGTTTATGATGTTTTTGGCATTCTTCTATCTGAAGCGTCGCACCTGGAGCACAATAACATATCGAAAGCTGTTTTACCACAAACCATAG